Proteins encoded together in one Candidatus Dadabacteria bacterium window:
- a CDS encoding heavy metal-associated domain-containing protein gives MKISIRVIFFMTLFFAFQSLAHGEHEHNHEGQVVEPSAVSNNMGNVACEDTINIKVTGLVCDFCARSLEKVFLKRGDVGGVKVDLGKGSIVVAMKPGLTIDDATLTKLIADSGYNVSAIRRGCEHG, from the coding sequence ATGAAAATATCAATCAGAGTGATTTTTTTTATGACACTTTTTTTCGCGTTCCAAAGCCTTGCGCATGGAGAACACGAACATAACCATGAAGGTCAGGTGGTGGAGCCCTCTGCCGTTTCAAACAACATGGGAAACGTCGCATGTGAAGACACCATCAATATCAAGGTAACCGGGCTTGTATGCGATTTCTGTGCCCGTTCCCTGGAAAAAGTCTTCCTAAAACGCGGCGATGTTGGGGGAGTCAAGGTTGATCTCGGCAAAGGCTCCATAGTAGTCGCTATGAAACCCGGATTGACCATTGACGATGCAACGCTTACGAAGCTTATCGCGGACTCAGGATACAACGTGAGCGCCATTCGCAGGGGGTGCGAACATGGATAA
- a CDS encoding gliding motility protein GldC codes for MSKDAEIKLKVVLGDDNVPEGLFWEASQSEEPGEKRCEAAFLSMWDAEKKESLVIDLWTKKMEVGEMNYHFYYTMMKMADTYEKATSEKQISNRMREFAGEFAEMVLESFGGQKNS; via the coding sequence ATGTCCAAAGACGCCGAAATCAAGCTTAAGGTAGTTCTAGGGGATGACAATGTTCCCGAGGGGCTTTTCTGGGAGGCTTCCCAATCTGAGGAACCGGGAGAGAAGCGCTGCGAGGCGGCTTTTCTCTCCATGTGGGATGCCGAGAAAAAGGAATCTCTTGTAATAGATCTTTGGACAAAGAAGATGGAAGTGGGGGAGATGAACTATCATTTTTACTATACGATGATGAAAATGGCCGACACATATGAAAAGGCTACCTCCGAGAAACAGATATCAAACAGAATGAGAGAATTCGCGGGCGAGTTCGCCGAGATGGTCCTTGAGTCTTTCGGAGGCCAGAAGAATTCCTGA
- a CDS encoding cytochrome c, whose protein sequence is MKVCTAVAFAVALSVSSAHSLPWSWDMWSQDSIQPYEEPVLFPRNSISTDGKQTKLEDRGEVEQIKKGPVPGSGESVARGAKVYKEQCAVCHGPGGLGDGIIIKKGLGFYPVNLTTPTVAQRTDGYIYAYIRYGGKVMMPSYSENISEQDAWHVVNYVRKLQNPGSVKESQ, encoded by the coding sequence TTGAAAGTATGTACCGCCGTTGCTTTTGCGGTTGCGCTTTCCGTTTCCTCTGCCCACTCGCTTCCGTGGTCGTGGGACATGTGGTCTCAGGACTCGATTCAGCCCTATGAAGAGCCCGTGCTTTTTCCGCGCAACTCGATTTCCACCGACGGGAAGCAAACAAAACTTGAAGACAGGGGCGAGGTCGAGCAGATAAAAAAGGGACCGGTTCCCGGAAGCGGCGAGTCGGTAGCCAGGGGAGCGAAAGTTTACAAAGAGCAGTGCGCCGTGTGTCACGGCCCCGGGGGATTGGGAGACGGAATCATAATAAAGAAAGGGCTCGGTTTTTACCCGGTTAACCTTACCACGCCGACCGTGGCGCAGAGAACTGACGGTTACATCTATGCCTATATACGCTACGGGGGCAAGGTGATGATGCCTTCTTACAGCGAGAACATTTCAGAGCAGGACGCATGGCACGTGGTCAATTACGTGAGGAAGCTTCAGAACCCGGGCTCTGTCAAGGAGAGTCAGTAA
- a CDS encoding DUF3341 domain-containing protein gives MDQGVIGIYSYQDSVLEAIGKLKEAGYRNMRVFSPFPDHEIEAAVDLPESPVRFFTLFGGLLGATCGIGFTVLTSSSWPIAVSAKPIVSIIPYMVIVFELTVLFGALSTFLGLIVNSLIRQRTPVRLYDERFSDDKFGVAVICEKENIGAVEAILNSTGAEEIKFDEA, from the coding sequence ATGGATCAGGGCGTAATCGGAATTTACTCGTATCAGGATTCGGTTCTTGAAGCCATTGGCAAGCTCAAGGAAGCGGGTTACCGCAACATGAGGGTGTTCTCCCCGTTTCCAGACCACGAAATTGAGGCGGCGGTTGATCTGCCTGAGAGCCCTGTGCGGTTTTTTACCCTCTTCGGAGGTCTGCTGGGGGCGACCTGCGGAATCGGTTTTACGGTTCTTACTTCAAGTTCCTGGCCGATAGCGGTGAGCGCCAAGCCCATAGTTTCGATAATTCCCTACATGGTCATCGTTTTTGAGCTTACGGTCCTTTTCGGCGCGCTTTCAACCTTTCTGGGGCTGATAGTGAATTCCCTTATAAGACAGAGAACCCCGGTGAGGCTCTATGACGAGCGTTTTTCGGATGACAAGTTTGGGGTCGCCGTTATATGCGAGAAGGAAAATATAGGTGCGGTTGAAGCGATATTAAATTCTACGGGAGCTGAAGAAATCAAGTTTGATGAGGCATAA
- the nrfD gene encoding polysulfide reductase NrfD: MSQTQQTPLTYARITEDVVRMVDKPSAKWWALFLPTVALVGLGVTCFFYQVATGLGVAGYRHPVFWGVYITDFVFWVGIAHSGTLISAILYLFRARFRMSIYRIAEAMTVFAVLTAGLFPIIHLGRPWNFLWLIPYPNSRELWINFKSPLVWDVFAVGTYLTVSSVFFVVGMIPDIAAIRDKVKEAPRKIIYSILSFGWKGSNKEWLHYTRAYLYFAALATPLVLSVHSVVSWDFAMGNVPGWHTTIFPPYFVAGAIFSGLAMVITLTIPIRKIFHLEDYITLDNYDGMAKLIILTSCIVTYAYAAELFMAWYSGSPYEWGQFVYRMTGEYAFFYWTMVVCNCVVPIAFWWEKVRKNIKALFAISILINVGMWFERFNIIVISLSRDFEPGAWGIYKISFVEAGITIGSFAWFFMFFLLFVKTLPAVSIAEMKEILPVPKKGG; this comes from the coding sequence ATGAGCCAGACGCAGCAGACACCTTTAACTTACGCGAGAATAACTGAAGATGTAGTCAGGATGGTCGACAAGCCGTCTGCGAAATGGTGGGCGCTTTTTCTTCCCACGGTGGCGCTCGTCGGACTCGGCGTCACGTGCTTTTTCTATCAGGTGGCCACGGGACTTGGAGTTGCCGGCTATCGTCACCCGGTTTTCTGGGGAGTCTACATAACCGATTTCGTTTTCTGGGTTGGAATAGCGCACTCGGGAACCCTTATCTCGGCCATACTTTATCTGTTCCGCGCAAGGTTCAGGATGTCCATATACAGAATCGCCGAGGCCATGACGGTCTTCGCGGTTCTCACGGCGGGACTTTTCCCCATAATCCACCTCGGAAGACCATGGAACTTCCTGTGGCTCATACCATATCCGAATTCAAGGGAGCTGTGGATAAACTTCAAGTCCCCGCTTGTGTGGGACGTGTTCGCGGTGGGTACTTATCTTACGGTGAGTTCGGTGTTTTTCGTGGTCGGAATGATTCCCGATATAGCGGCGATAAGGGACAAGGTAAAGGAAGCTCCGAGAAAGATCATATACTCGATTCTCTCCTTCGGATGGAAGGGTTCAAACAAGGAATGGCTTCACTACACGAGGGCGTATCTCTACTTCGCGGCTCTCGCCACGCCGCTTGTTCTTTCGGTTCACAGCGTCGTGTCCTGGGACTTCGCGATGGGCAACGTTCCCGGATGGCACACAACCATATTCCCTCCGTACTTCGTTGCGGGAGCTATTTTCTCGGGACTCGCGATGGTTATCACCCTTACCATACCGATAAGGAAGATTTTCCATCTCGAGGACTACATAACGCTTGATAACTACGACGGCATGGCGAAGCTCATAATTCTGACCTCCTGCATAGTCACCTACGCGTACGCGGCGGAACTTTTCATGGCGTGGTACAGTGGAAGTCCTTATGAATGGGGACAGTTTGTGTACAGGATGACTGGAGAGTACGCGTTTTTCTACTGGACGATGGTGGTGTGCAACTGCGTTGTTCCGATAGCGTTTTGGTGGGAGAAGGTTAGAAAAAACATAAAGGCGCTTTTCGCCATTTCCATACTGATAAACGTAGGGATGTGGTTCGAGCGGTTCAATATCATCGTGATATCGCTTTCAAGAGATTTTGAGCCCGGCGCGTGGGGCATATACAAGATATCGTTTGTCGAGGCCGGCATAACGATCGGAAGTTTCGCGTGGTTCTTCATGTTCTTCTTACTGTTTGTGAAAACTCTTCCGGCAGTTTCCATAGCGGAGATGAAGGAGATACTTCCGGTGCCGAAGAAGGGAGGTTAG